One Vicugna pacos chromosome 33, VicPac4, whole genome shotgun sequence genomic region harbors:
- the JAML gene encoding junctional adhesion molecule-like has translation MFHPLKLILMPVLLDYSLGLDDSIELTVSVGDSALMGCVFQSTEEKHVTKVDWMFSSGEHVKDNFVLFYYANISVPVGRFQNRARLVGDISHHDGSLLLQNVEEADQGTYTCEIRFEMESLVFKKAVVLHVLPEEPTELMVHVGDSTQMGCVFQSTEEKHVTRVDWMFSSGERAKEEIVLRYYPKLNASKGYPQNWGRFQNRVNLVGDISHNDGSIRLQGVKESDGGNYTCSIHLGNLTFRKTIVLHVILKEPRTLVTPAALIPEILGGNQLVTIVGIICATILLLPVLILIVKRTHRNKSSVTSTTLVRSLENTNKAHPEKHIYSSITTQEVIDEEESSGKPEATYMTMHPVRPSLRSAPPSGPLDNKSVGGMPKSEQAF, from the exons ATGTTTCACCCACTGAAACTCATCCTGATGCCAGTGTTACTGG ATTACTCCTTAGGCCTGGATGACTCGATTGAGTTAACAGTCTCTGTGGGTGATTCAGCCCTGATGGGATGTGTTTTCCAGAGCACGGAAGAAAAACATGTGACCAAGGTAGACTGGATGTTCTCATCAGGAGAGCATGTCAAG GACAATTTCGTGCTGTTCTATTATGCCAACATCAGCGTGCCTGTGGGGCGCTTCCAGAATCGTGCGCGCTTGGTAGGGGACATCTCACACCATGATGGTTCTCTCCTGCTCCAAAATGTGGAAGAGGCTGACCAGGGAACCTACACCTGTGAAATCCGCTTCGAAATGGAGAGCCTGGTGTTCAAGAAAGCAGTGGTGCTGCATGTACTCCCAGAGGAGCCCACAG AGCTCATGGTTCATGTGGGTGATTCGACTCAGATGGGATGTGTTTTCCAGAGCACGGAAGAGAAGCACGTGACCAGGGTAGACTGGATGTTCTCGTCAGGAGAGCGCGCCAAG GAGGAGATCGTGTTGCGCTATTACCCCAAACTCAACGCATCCAAGGGGTACCCCCAGAACTGGGGCCGATTCCAGAACCGCGTAAACCTGGTGGGGGATATTTCCCACAACGATGGCTCCATTAGGCTCCAAGGAGTGAAGGAGTCTGACGGAGGAAACTACACCTGCAGTATCCACCTGGGGAACCTGACATTCAGGAAAACCATTGTGCTGCACGTGATCCTGAAAGAGCCCCGAA CATTGGTGACTCCAGCAGCCCTCATACCTGAGATTCTGGGTGGTAATCAGCTGGTGACCATTGTGGGGATTATCTGCGCCACCATCCTGCTGCTGCCTGTTCTGATACTGATCGTGAAGAGGACCCACAGGAATAAGAG CTCAGTAACTTCTACGACCCTGGTCAGAAGCCTGGAGAACACAAACAAGGCTCATCCAGAG AAGCATATTTATTCCTCAATAACTACACAAGAGGTGATCGACGAAGAAGAATCAAGTGGAAAACCAGAGGCCACTTACATGACCATG CACCCAGTTCGGCCTTCTCTGAGGTCAGCACCCCCAAGTGGTCCACTTGACAACAAGTCTGTGGGGGGAATGCCAAAATCAGAGCAAGCCTTTTGA